The genomic segment TAGGATTACCAAACCATTCGTTATTACGCTGTACGTGCAAGTCGAGATTGACCCGGCCATTAGCGTAGCTGTCGCCCAGTTCGTCCAGAGTACAGGCTACCGGTGCAAAGGTGGTGGCAGGCTTGGCATTGATAAATCCGAAGCCCATTTGTAATTCGCGAAACAGGTGGCCACGCATGGAAACGTCGTTGATCAACGTGAACAGCTTGATGTGGGATTCGGCATTGTCCTTGCCCACGCCCGCAGGGACATCGTTGAGAATAACCGCGATTTCACCTTCAAAGTCACACTGGTCGTCTTCGGTGGTAAAAGCATAGTCATCGACGGCATTGATAAAGTCGTCACCCTGACGCTGCACCAGAATCGGGATACCCGGTGTTTTTTTAACGTCCAGGTTGTAAGCCTGTTCCATGATTTTGCCGTGATTCAGGAAGGAAGACGCATCAACAAACTGGTAAGAACGCGGCAGCGGTGCCATCAGACGGACAGGTTGAAAGGCCTCTGCCCCACCCCAGCCGTGGTTGTTCAGTTCCTGATTCTGGGCTTCCAGCTCAGGCGCCAGTTCGTCCCAGTTTTCGATCAGTTGTTGCATGGTGCGCGCAGCAGACGCTTCAATCATTCGGGTCAGTTCCCGATTCACCAGCAACAGGCGGCCATCGCGGCTACCATCTTTCAAGGTGGCAAGTTTCATAGGTGTCTCCAGATGTTATCTTTATTGCGCGGCACAGCCGGGTATTAGCCTGCGACGCTGGGAGTCGGGTTCCATAAATGCGGCAACTGGATCATCTCGATCAGATTACCGCTGTTATCGCGCAGGAAGGTGGTGGGGGTTCCCTGAATCACCTTGGTGAACACTATGTCGGCTTCCTGCGCTTGCAGGTGCTGCAGCATCTCGTCCATATCCTGCACACCAAAACAGATGTGCTTGTTGCCGTGCGTTTGCAAATCGGTATTCGGCATCCGCCGTTCATCTGGCAACGGTTGGGCGTTCTCCAACTGAAACAGCTCGATACGGAAGTTACCGCGCTGAATAAACGCCACATGCGCCGGAATAATGTCGAGATAAACCCGAAATTCCAGCTCAAACCCCAGCACCCGCTGATACCACGCCAGCGAGGCATCCATATCCGGCACGCTGATACCCAGATGGTCGGGTTTGATTTCGGGGATGTTGGTATTCGTAGTCGTCATGGTGTCCTCGTTAATTTGGGTCTGCGCGTTACCAGTCGGACGCTGGACGTCGGACGTCTGAAGCAAAAGATTCAGCCATCCCGCAACGCGTCAGACCTCAGACCTCAGACCTCAGACCTCAGACCTCAGACCTCAGACCTCAGACGTCCAGCCAATCAGTCATCAACTCAGCGGTCGTCCGCCATCCACCGGCAATACAACACCGGTGGTAAAGGTCATAAAGCTGGCTGCTGCAATCACGGCATCTGCCACTTCTTCTGGCGCGGCCAGGCGTTTGAGCGGAGTGCGTTCGCACTGCTCATCGCGCCAGCTCTGATCCATTTGCTTGACAAAATCCGTATCCGCCAGCCCCGGTGACACCGACACCACGCGAATGCCGGGGGCTAATGCCCGCGCCAGCGATTTGGTCATGTTGTCGACCGCTGCCTTGGAAGCGCAGTAGATGACGTTGCTGCCCATCGCTGTTACCGCCGCGATGGAAGAAATATTCACCACCAGGCCGGCACCGCTTTCCTGCAGCAAGGTTTTGAAAGCACGAGTCGCCGCAAACGGGCCACGTACATTGGTCGCCAGAATCCGGTCAATAAGTTCATCATCCAGACCATCGAGATCATCATGCGGGCAATAACGGGTGGTACCGGCACAGTTCACCAGCAGATCACAACGGCCATACCGCTCACGTACCAGCTCAGCCAACACCTTCATGGCGCTGGAGTCCGTCACCGGTGCAGCCAGCGCACAGTGAGGAATATCCAGGGTGTGGGCTGGCAGCACAGGTAATTGTTCCGCCAGTTCTTCCGCCGGTTGTTGTGAGCTGTTATAGCCCACCACAACACAAGCGCCCGCTTCTGCCAGGCGCTGGCAAATGGCGGCACCCAGGCCGCCACTACCACCGGTTACAACCGCGACCTTACCTTGCATTTCGGTGCCATAAAGCGCCTTGATCACAGGCTCGGCGGTGGCCATTACTGCTTGCCCAGGCGACGAACACGAATGTCTGCCTGTTCCTTGTGACCCATCATGTGCTCGGCATTACAAAGACGTGAGCAATATTCACCCACCATCACGGAGGCTTCATCCGTCAATACCCGCTGATAGGTGTGCGTTTTGATGAACTTGCCGACCCACAGACCACCGGTGTAACGGCCAGCGCCCTGAGTTGGCAGGGTGTGGTTGGTACCAATCACCTTGTCGCCGTAAGCGACGTTGGTGCGGTCGCCCAGGAACAAACCACCGTAGTTGGTCATGCGTTCAAGGAACCAGTCTGGATCCTTGGTCATTACCTGTACGTGCTCGGAACACAAACGCTCGGATTCTTGCAGCATTTCCTCTTCGGTATCACACAGGATGATTTCGCCGAAGTTTTCCCAGGAAGCACGAGCGACGTCGCGAGTTTCCAGACGCTCCAGCACTTTCTCGATGGCGGCAGGCAGTTCTTCAGCAATTTTCTTGCTGGTCGTGACACAGAATGCAGGGGATGTCGGGCCGTGTTCAGCCTGGCCCAGCAGGTCAACCGCCACCAGTTCGGCATCGACGGTATCGTCACAGATCACCATGGTTTCGGTCGGGCCAGCAAACAGATCGATACCGACACGACCGAACAGCTGACGCTTGGCTTCAGCAACAAAGGCGTTACCTGGGCCAACAATCATATCGACGGCAGGAATGGTTTCGGTACCAATCGCCATTGCGGCAACGGCCTGAACACCACCGAAGCAGTAGATTTCATCAGCACCGGCCATATGCATGGCAGCAACAATCTCTGGGCAAGGAGCACCGTTAAACGGCGGCGCACAGGCGATAACACGTTTCACACCGGCAACTTTGGCGGTCAGTACCGACATGTGTGCCGAGGCGATCAGTGGGTATTTACCACCGGGAATGTAACAACCCACGGAGTTCACCGGGATGTTCTTGTGACCCAGCACCACGCCTGGCAAGGTTTCGATTTCTACGTCGTGCATGGTGCTCTTCTGGATCTGGGCAAAACGACGGATCTGCGCCTGGGCAAACTTGATGTCTTCAATCACGTTGGCCGGTACGGCAGCCACAGCCGCCTGGATCTGTTCGTCGGACAGACGGAAAGATTCTGGCGACCATTTGTCGAATTTTTCGGAGTACTCACGAACGGCCTCGTCACCACGGGTTTCGATTGCCGCCAGAATGCCTTCAACGATGCCACGCACCTGGGTGTTCATATCAGCCTTGTCGGCGGCTGACTGGCCTTTTTTGATGTACTGAATCATGAGTATTCCTCACTAACGATGGTTGTTTTTTCGTCAGACGCCGAATGCCAGACGCCAGACGAGTGGTTTTTTATCGCGCCGGACGTCCGTCGCGATGTTGCTATTCGTGGTGCGTTTATGCACCGAACCCGGTGTTGTTCAGCGGTTGTCCTCAACCTGAATATCGAGCGTATTGATCACCCGGCTGACCATGTTGTAGGCACCGATCAAGGCCACCAGCTCGACGGCTTGCTGGTCGCTGCCCAGCGCCACACGTGCCGCTTGCAGGCAATCGTCAGTGGCATTGGGACTGTCGGTGAGCTCCATTGCCAGGTTGATCACGGCCCGTTCCGTCGGGTCAAACAGCACACGGCTATCACGCGCCTGTTCCAGATTGGTCATGGCGTCGTACTGGCTCTGGGTGCCAC from the Candidatus Thalassolituus haligoni genome contains:
- a CDS encoding fumarylacetoacetate hydrolase family protein; the encoded protein is MKLATLKDGSRDGRLLLVNRELTRMIEASAARTMQQLIENWDELAPELEAQNQELNNHGWGGAEAFQPVRLMAPLPRSYQFVDASSFLNHGKIMEQAYNLDVKKTPGIPILVQRQGDDFINAVDDYAFTTEDDQCDFEGEIAVILNDVPAGVGKDNAESHIKLFTLINDVSMRGHLFRELQMGFGFINAKPATTFAPVACTLDELGDSYANGRVNLDLHVQRNNEWFGNPNGREMDFSFADLISHWAYNRNLRAGTVLGTGTFSNKGFREVGSACLAERRAIEMIDNGQSTTPFIQFDESLQFEMFASDGSSLFGKIDQTFVKGHDHASRSDVVAATEHKV
- a CDS encoding VOC family protein translates to MTTTNTNIPEIKPDHLGISVPDMDASLAWYQRVLGFELEFRVYLDIIPAHVAFIQRGNFRIELFQLENAQPLPDERRMPNTDLQTHGNKHICFGVQDMDEMLQHLQAQEADIVFTKVIQGTPTTFLRDNSGNLIEMIQLPHLWNPTPSVAG
- a CDS encoding SDR family NAD(P)-dependent oxidoreductase, producing MATAEPVIKALYGTEMQGKVAVVTGGSGGLGAAICQRLAEAGACVVVGYNSSQQPAEELAEQLPVLPAHTLDIPHCALAAPVTDSSAMKVLAELVRERYGRCDLLVNCAGTTRYCPHDDLDGLDDELIDRILATNVRGPFAATRAFKTLLQESGAGLVVNISSIAAVTAMGSNVIYCASKAAVDNMTKSLARALAPGIRVVSVSPGLADTDFVKQMDQSWRDEQCERTPLKRLAAPEEVADAVIAAASFMTFTTGVVLPVDGGRPLS
- the hisD gene encoding histidinol dehydrogenase translates to MIQYIKKGQSAADKADMNTQVRGIVEGILAAIETRGDEAVREYSEKFDKWSPESFRLSDEQIQAAVAAVPANVIEDIKFAQAQIRRFAQIQKSTMHDVEIETLPGVVLGHKNIPVNSVGCYIPGGKYPLIASAHMSVLTAKVAGVKRVIACAPPFNGAPCPEIVAAMHMAGADEIYCFGGVQAVAAMAIGTETIPAVDMIVGPGNAFVAEAKRQLFGRVGIDLFAGPTETMVICDDTVDAELVAVDLLGQAEHGPTSPAFCVTTSKKIAEELPAAIEKVLERLETRDVARASWENFGEIILCDTEEEMLQESERLCSEHVQVMTKDPDWFLERMTNYGGLFLGDRTNVAYGDKVIGTNHTLPTQGAGRYTGGLWVGKFIKTHTYQRVLTDEASVMVGEYCSRLCNAEHMMGHKEQADIRVRRLGKQ